TCAAAAATTTTTGGAGCTTTGAGGTCTGCCAAGGTCAATATTTTAGATGGAATGGTACGCATCACCGCACCCGCACCGCGCTGATGAACAAAGGCATTTACGCGAAAACGTGCGAGCCCCGGAATCTCAAAAGAAAAATCGATTTCTTTATTTTCTTCATAAATTTTGCGCTGCCCGTCATTCATGATGTCATATACCATGGCATGCACTTCGGTATGTAACATCACCGGCAGGTTGATTTTGCGTATGTCGCCATGCACACGAATCATCGGCGGTAATCCAGCAGACAGGTGCAAATCAGAAGCCTTGTTTTTGACACCAAAAGCAAGCAGTTCGGTAATGTCCATATATAATCCTAGTTAATTCGCAGAACTGAACTATCGCATGAAAATAAGTCAGGAACGCGACTAATAGCGCCCCTACCGTATCTTCATTGATGCCTATCAGACAAGATACTGTGCAACCATCAAAAATTAATGAAGCATTCGATTCAACGACCAGTTAATTATGACCGCGATTACTTCCAACTTGCAAGCTGTCAATCATGCTATTACACAGGCTGTGTACATGGCTCATCGGCGCAAGGAAAGTATTGAGCTACTGGCGGTGAGCAAGGGGTTTTCTGCTGATGCAGTGCGCGAAGCATACGAGGTCGGGCAACGCGCTTTCGGTGAAAGTTACATCCAGGAAGCCTTGGATAAAATTGAGCTGCTACGTAATTTGCCGCTACAGTGGCATTTCATCGGGCCGGTACAGAGTAATAAAACGCGGGCCATTGCAACGCATTTCGCATGGGTACACAGCGTCAACCGGCTGAAAATCGCTGAACGCCTGTCAGCACAGCGGCCAGCCGGTTTACCGCCACTCAATGTATGTATACAGGTTAATGTGAGCGGAGAAAATAGCAAGAGCGGTGTAACACCTGACGGATTGGTGGAACTGGCACAGGCTGTGGCGAGTTTTCCACAACTTAAATTGCGTGGGCTGATGGCCATTCCTGCGCCTGCTGAAGGAATGGAAGCCCAACGTATACCATTTTTAAAACTGCATGAGCTTATGCAACAGATCAATACGCAAGGATTGGCACTGGATACTTTATCAATGGGAATGTCGCATGATTTCAATGCAGCAATATTGGAAGGAGCGACCATCGTGCGCATCGGCACGGCAATCTTTGGCGAAAGAAACTACGGAGGGAATCAATGAAAGTTTGTTTTATCGGGGGCGGCAACATGGCGACCGCACTCATTGGCGGTTTGCTTAAACAGAACTTTGTTGCCGCGCAGGTAAGCGTAGTGGAAATCGATGTCAGCCATCATGCCAAGTTACACAATGAATTTGGGGTGCAAGCGGTAACCGAACTGGAAGCGGGGGTGGCGGGCAGTGATGTCATTGTATTAGCGGTCAAGCCGCAGCAATTGCATGGGGTCGCAACCAGCCTGGCTCCATTGTTAACTGGGCAATTGCTTATATCGATAGCGGCCGGTATTCGCGCCGCTGATCTGGCGCATTGGCTGGGTTCGCAAAATATTGTGCGTGCCATGCCCAACACGCCCGCTTTAATTCAGAGCGGAATTACTGGCTTATATGCGCTACCAGCGGTAAGCCAAGTGCAGTGCGACACAACGCAAACCATACTCGGTGCGGTGGGCAGCACGACATGGCTAAAGGACGAAGTAATGATGGATGCGGTTACCGCGGTGTCTGGCAGCGGCCCCGCCTATGTGTTTTATTTTATCGAGGCGTTGCAACAGGCGGCCACCGAACTTGGCTTCGATGCAGAAACGGCACGCCATTTGGCAATCAATACTTTCAGCGGTGCAGTTAAACTTGCCGATGCCAGTAGCGATGATGTGAGCGTGCTACGCGCACGCGTTACTTCTAAAAATGGCACGACCGAGCGCGCCCTGCTCAGCATGGAAGCCAATTCGGTTAAGCAACATATTGTTACAGCAGTGCAAGCGGCAGCCAAACGCGCCAAGGAAATGGGTGACGAACTGGGGAATGCGTCATGCTGAGTGAAGCACTACAATTTTTGTTTGACACTTTGTTGCAGCCGTTCGCTGTCATATTGCTACTGCGCTTCCACTTGCAATGGTTACGCGCGCCGATGCGCAACCCGCTGGGTGCATTCATTATGACGATTACCAATTTTCTGGTACTGCGAGCGCGCCGGTTTATTCCTTCTGCCCGTGGTTTCGATATCGCCACCTTGCTGCTGGCTTTTGTGGTGGAAGCGATTTATCTCGCCGCCACGCTCTGGTTACAAGGTTTGCCTATTGGCTTCCCCGTGCTCGGACTGCTTATGTGGACAGCGGTCAAACTACTCAAGCTCAGCCTATATTTGCTCATGGCGGCGCTGTTTATTCAGGCACTCTTATCGTGGTTTAATCCCCATTCACCGATGGCCGGTTTGATGGCCGCGGTAACGCAGCCTTTCCTTCTACCCCTGCAACGGCGTATCCCACCCTTGGGCAATATAGATTTCACCTTGCTACTACTACTTATCGTGTGCCAACTCATCCTCATCGTGCCGCTGCGTTGGTTGGAAAGCTTAGTCAATAGTCCGTTTTGAACGTGTGGTATCGCCGCGAAGGAGATGTCATCACCCTGGTATTGCATGTTCAGCCGGGAGCCAAACGTACTGAGGTGATCGGCTTGCATGGTGATGCGCTCAAAATTCGCCTAGCCGCACCACCCATTGAGGGGCGTGCCAATGAAGCGCTGCTGCGCTTCATTGCTGATAGCTTTAATGTTCCACTACGCAACGTCGAGCTAAAGCAAGGGGCACTGTCACGCCATAAAATAGTGCTGATAAATAGCAGCACATTGGAACCGGAGAGCCTACTTACTTCTGAAAATTTGTCCCAAACGAAATAAAAAGAGTGGCGCGCACGCTTTCAATATAAGCTTTGATGTTTAATAAGCCAGTACCGTATGCTTTATAAACTGAGTGGCCCTAAACAAGCGTTTTTTCGAATCAAATAAAAAGCACTTATACATACAGCACCTATTTTTTTAGGTGCTTTGGAATGCCGGCATGTCAAATCGCAATTACATAACCATCAACTGTAATTTTTTAGAATTCAAAAGAAGCTGTGTGTTCCGTCAAGGTCGAATAAACCCCGAAATCTTTATAAACCGTCAGAGCTGCTTGCAAGTCAGTAATGATCTCCGGTTTTCTTTCCTGTAATTCATCTGGCAGGTTCATTATAACCAGCCTCCAGTTTGCCCAACCTCTGGAACCCAGTACTTTTCCATTGCTAATCCGAAGCCGGACAAATATCAATGTTCCTTTCCAGTAAAAAGTGAAGTCGTGCTGATTCCGGAACTCCTCTTCGCCTGACATGATCCATCGAAGATAGATGTCATTTTCACGATCAATAGTCCAATCAGGCCGCACATTCGCTTTACCATAACACTGATTAATTTCCTCTAATCCGTATTTCTTAATGTCCTCCTCTGGGACATATTCATTCACAAATGCCATGGTTCTATTCTCCTGTTCGTGTTGTGGTGTAGGTTGAATTGTTTTTGATACCTATATAATTTTTATATTGCCAAAATTTTATTTTTTAATCATGGTTTTGTGCATTGCGAATACTGCAATCGTCCCCATACAATCATGCACCTAATAATATCATTCAACAGTGCGTATATGCGTTTCTACATGGTCAATTGCAATTCGTAAACTTTAAATTTTCGCAAAAATTTAAAGTTATGCTAATTCAATCCAGCATCCACGGGCAGACTCAACACTAAAGGGTAACTTTCATAAGTTAATTTAAGTGGCAAATTAAAAACTGGGGACGCACGCCCACATCAAATCAACCTGTAACAGTAAACGAAACAATCTGGAATCTTGCAGAAAGGTACGCAACACTTCACTGGTTTCTTATCTCGGTAACCAGAGATCCCCGAAAGGTTTATTTGTTCAAGTTCCTTGCGGAGGGTATTTACCTATTCAACGCTACTGTACCAATTCAATAAATTACATTTAGACATCATCGAGATCACTGATCTGTGCTCAACGAAAGAGAGAATGAATCTAATAGAATATGATGACAACACTGTATTTCTATTTATTCCATCGACTAAATCCAGCTGTAGTGGCCGAATAATTTCGGACAAACGATAGTTTTTTGCTATTTTGTTTAGCAGAGCTACGGTGAGTTGGATTCGAACACTGAACACAAGGCCTAGAGAAGCGGGGAGGGGATTTCTTACAGTCTCGATAGTTTATTAGGGCCTTCGTACTATCACTTTCATTAAGCCCTCCCTATGTGTTATGGGAGGGCACGACCTGAGGTGCAAACTTTCGGCATCAACTTTTGTTCAGCTTATGCACCGTCTACTTTTCTGTGCCCTGGATGAGTCATATCTTTAACTGGGGGAGTAGGTGCATTAGGAGAAGCGACTCCCTCATCGGACTCCATTTGAATAGGATGTTTAGGATGCATGACCCCCTGAGCGCCTCCAGGGCCCGTTTGCGCAACACCATGCGGATCATATGCTTGATAATAATTAACGCTCTTTCCCGCTTTGCCGTTATCAGCGTGCACTAACGTTGCTCCTAATGCAAAACAGGAAACAATAGCAAAATTAATAATAACTTTATTCATGATTAGCTCCTTAATAAAAAATTTATGAGGATAGTTGAGCAGGGGCGAAAGTCACCGCATTCCTACAATGCAAATAGTAGGATGGAAAATATAAAAAGTAAATAAGAAAATTCCTTAATTTTTGGCTAATGAAATTTTTAAACACAAATTTTTCATTAGAAACGAATGCCATTGATTTATTTAAAGTTCCAAATCGATCTTATGGGATTGTTATTTAATCTATAAGGGGTTTTATGCCTAAAGGATATTTTGATTAAACATTTTCTTTTAGTGGATACCGCAAAAACTCGACCGTATAAATTTCCATGAGTGTAAAGCCGAATGCCGCGAGCGCGGCATTTAAAATTTCATGCTCAATATTTAAAAACGCTACTTTTTTGTTTCACTCAAATTTAGACATTCAGCTCCAATTAAGGCAGCACTTTTGACATGGATAGCTATACACAAAATATTAAAAATACTGTGGACGTTTTTTGAAATTATGAAAGACACATCTATAAATCATTGTTCCTGTTCCAATTCCTGACTACGCTCGTCGCCAAGTAGTGCCGGACGCATAGTCTTCCAATATAATTCCCGCCTCTAATAACTCCTTACGGATGCGGTCGGATTCAGCAAAGTTTTTGGACTGTTTAGCGGCAGTTCGTTCGGCAATTAGAACTAGGACACTCTTAGTCATGCCCGATGGAGTAAAGTCAGCTATTCCTGTCACAGTTGCGCTGCTCGTTGCCTTGTTTGCTGTGGTAGCAAATTGAATGTTGCTACCACGATACCTTCCTTGCAGATAATCATCAGGACTCTGCTGTAACAAGCCAAGCACTTCACCTAACATCTTAAGTTTCTTTGCAGTTTCTACTGATCGGCTGCGATTCACCTCATTTGCCAGATCGAACAGGACTGCCATCGCTTCAGACGTGTTGAAATCATCGTCCATTGCCGTTTTAAAACGTTGTGAGTAGGGCTCGTCCCAGTCGATTGAACTCGTTTCGATAGGCACAGAAATTTTGCCCAATGCCGTGTACAGGCGGTTCAACGACTGTTTGGCATCGTCCAGATGCGCATCGGAATAATTCAGCTGACTACGATAGTGCGCGCGCAGGATAAAAAAGCGTACTACTTCCGCATCATATTTATTCAGCACCTCGCGGATAGTGAAGAAATTACCAAGGCTTTTCGACATCTTCTCATTGTCTACGCGCACGAAGCCATTGTGCATCCAGACATTTACATACTTGCACTGATGTGCGCCCTCACTTTGAGCAATCTCATTTTCGTGGTGCGGAAACTGCAAGTCGGCACCCCCACCGTGAATGTCGAAATGTTTACCCAGCGTTGCCAGGCTCATCGCCGAACATTCAATATGCCAACCAGGTCGCCCTTTCCCCCACGGAGAATCCAATTTTACTTCGTCAGGCTCGCTATCTTTGGCATGTTTCCACAGTACGAAATCAAGCGGATCAAGCTTGCCATCATTCACCTCCACGCGCTCGCCGGCACGCAAATCCGCCAATGCTTTGCCAGATAATTTGCCGTAATTAGCAAACTTACGCACCGCATAGTTCATGTCTCCATCAGTGGCTTGATAGGCTAACCCATTAGCTTCCAGCTTGGCGATCATGTCCAGCATTTGCGGTATATATTGAGTAGCTTTTGGTTCAAAATCCGGTGGCAGGATGCTCAGTGCACGTTCATCTTCATGCATCGCATCAATGAAACGCTGCGTGAGCACATAGATAGATTCATCATTCTCCACCGCACGCTTGATAATCTTATCGTCAATGTCGGTGATATTTCGCACATAGATTACGTCCAGCCCCCTCGCCTTAAGCCAGCGATATACCATGTCGAATACCACCATCACCCGCGCATGACCGAGATGGCAATAGTCATACACCGTCATACCGCATACATACATTCGAACCTTGCCGGGTTCGATGGGAATAAAGTCCTGCTTGTCGCGGGTAAGAGTATTGTAAATTTTCAGCATCAAAAACCTTTAAAGCAAACTTTTTTCAACTATCTTCGCACCAGCAGCACCGGCATGGATGCGGAACGGGTTACACCTTCTGCCACACTGCCCATCAATAAATGTGCAATACCCTTACGACCGTGCGTTCCCACTACCAGCAAATCGGCATTCCATTTCTGAGCCTCCTCTGCTATGGCACTACCGATGCCGCCACCATAGGTCTCAACCAGTTTCGTTTCGACCGTCATGCCTTGCTCTACAAGCTGTCTTCTATGCTTTTCCAGCAATTCCTTACCTGCATCAGCAACTGCTTTCAAACTATTCTGCATCAAGATCATATTCATACCGTCGGGGTCCCACATGATGGGCATTTCTTCACACACATGCAGCAGCAAAATTATAGAACTCATTTCTCGAGCCAGCTTGGTTGCTTCGTCTAACGCCTTACCGGAAGTTTCACTACCATCGACCGCCACTACCATACGCTTATACATTGATGCCTCCTGCTTAACCCTGGTCTTTTGCCCACGAATCTTTGAGGGTCACGGTACGATTGAACGTCAGTTTTCCACCGGGCTGGTGCTCATGTCGATCGGTGCAGAAATATCCGAGACGCTCAAACTGGTAATGTGTTTCAGGTGCCGCGTCACGCACGGCAGGTTCAACCCAGCCCTGAACCACGGTCAGCGACGCTGGATTAATGAATTCACAGAAATCACGCGTCTTGTCGCTGTCCGGTTCCGGCACAGTGAATAAGCGGTCATACAAACGAATCTCCGCGGGTAGTGCATGTTCAGCGGACAGCCAGTGGATCACGCCCTTCACCTTGCGCCCTGTCGGATTTTTGCCCAGCGTATCTTGGTCAATAGAGCAACGAAGTTCGATTACGTTACCGGCAATATCTTTTACGACTTCATCACAGCGCATCACATAACTATAGCGTAAACGCACTTCACCACCGGGTGTCAAACGCTGCCAGCCAGCGGGCGCGTTCTCGGTAAAGTCATCGATCTCAATCCAAATCTCTTTGCTGAACGGCACTATACGGCTCCCGAATTCCGGGTGTTCCGGATGAAAACCAGCTTCGCGTGATTGGCTCTCACCCGTCACAAAATTGCTGATAATCACCTTCAGCGGTTTAACCACCGCCATCACGCGCGCCGCACGCGCCTCTAAATCTTCACGGATGCAGGCCTCCAGCACAGCCATGTCAACCACGTTTTCGCTCTTGGAAATACCAATTCTGCGCGTAAACTCGCGGATGCCTTGCGGTGTGTATCCGCGTCTACGCATACCGATAATGGTCGGCATCCGTGGATCATCCCAGCCGGATACATGTTGCTCGGTGACAAGTTGTAACAGCTTGCGCTTGCTGGTTATGGTGTAGCGTAATTCCAAACGCGAGAATTCAATTTGTCGGGGATGCGATGGTACAGCCAACTGATCCAGCACCCAGTCATATAAGGGTCGGTGGTCTTCAAACTCCAGCGTACATAGCGAGTGAGTAATGCATTCCAGCGCATCGGAAATACAGTGAGTGTAGTCATACATCGGATAGATGCACCAAACATCACCCGTACGAATATGATGCGCGCGACGAATGCGGTAAATCGCCGGGTCGCGCAAGTTGATATTGCCAGAAGCCATATCGATCTTAGCGCGCAGTACTTTGGCACCATCAGCAAACTCACCTGCGCGCATGCGCTGAAACAGATCAAGGTTTTCCGCTACAGAGCGCTCGCGGTACGGACTGGGTTTGCCCGGATGAGTGAGCGTGCCGCGATACTCCCGCATTTCCTCTGCACTGAGATCATCCACGTAAGCCTTGCCCTGCTTGATCAGCTCGACCGCAAAGTCGTAAAGCTGTTCGAAGTAATCAGACGCCCATCGCACCTCCCCTTGCCATTGAAAGCCCAACCATTGAACATCCTCCTGAATAGCACGTGCATATTCCTCGCTTTCCTTTTCCGGATTAGTGTCGTCAAAGCGCAAATTGCAGTGGCCCGGATAGTCGAGTGCTAAACCAAAATTCAGGCAAATTGACTTGGCATGGCCAATATGAAGATATCCATTCGGCTCCGGCGGGAAGCGTGTGAAAATATTTGTATGTTTACCACTTGCCAGATCGGCCTCAATAATATTGCGGATGAAGTGGGGAATGGGTGCTTGTGTGTGGCTGCTCATTATTCGGCGGTTCTTTCAAGGCAAGAGCAATGATTTTACCCGAAAATCTCCTTACTCAAATAGATGAAGCATGGATGACCTTGCCAATTGATACGATAAGCTGTGAAAAAAATGAGCAGATTTGATAGAATCCAGTTTCCTTGGGTAACCCATTTATTCTGAATGCTTCATAAATTTCGCGTGATGATCACGCAAGATTGACTGATAGGAAAATTTTGGTAAAAACGTGGCGTAATTATTTATACGCCCAAGCG
This genomic interval from Candidatus Nitrotoga sp. AM1P contains the following:
- a CDS encoding YggS family pyridoxal phosphate-dependent enzyme — its product is MTAITSNLQAVNHAITQAVYMAHRRKESIELLAVSKGFSADAVREAYEVGQRAFGESYIQEALDKIELLRNLPLQWHFIGPVQSNKTRAIATHFAWVHSVNRLKIAERLSAQRPAGLPPLNVCIQVNVSGENSKSGVTPDGLVELAQAVASFPQLKLRGLMAIPAPAEGMEAQRIPFLKLHELMQQINTQGLALDTLSMGMSHDFNAAILEGATIVRIGTAIFGERNYGGNQ
- the proC gene encoding pyrroline-5-carboxylate reductase, whose translation is MKVCFIGGGNMATALIGGLLKQNFVAAQVSVVEIDVSHHAKLHNEFGVQAVTELEAGVAGSDVIVLAVKPQQLHGVATSLAPLLTGQLLISIAAGIRAADLAHWLGSQNIVRAMPNTPALIQSGITGLYALPAVSQVQCDTTQTILGAVGSTTWLKDEVMMDAVTAVSGSGPAYVFYFIEALQQAATELGFDAETARHLAINTFSGAVKLADASSDDVSVLRARVTSKNGTTERALLSMEANSVKQHIVTAVQAAAKRAKEMGDELGNASC
- a CDS encoding YggT family protein, producing the protein MLSEALQFLFDTLLQPFAVILLLRFHLQWLRAPMRNPLGAFIMTITNFLVLRARRFIPSARGFDIATLLLAFVVEAIYLAATLWLQGLPIGFPVLGLLMWTAVKLLKLSLYLLMAALFIQALLSWFNPHSPMAGLMAAVTQPFLLPLQRRIPPLGNIDFTLLLLLIVCQLILIVPLRWLESLVNSPF
- a CDS encoding DUF167 domain-containing protein, with product MNVWYRREGDVITLVLHVQPGAKRTEVIGLHGDALKIRLAAPPIEGRANEALLRFIADSFNVPLRNVELKQGALSRHKIVLINSSTLEPESLLTSENLSQTK
- the cysS gene encoding cysteine--tRNA ligase; protein product: MLKIYNTLTRDKQDFIPIEPGKVRMYVCGMTVYDYCHLGHARVMVVFDMVYRWLKARGLDVIYVRNITDIDDKIIKRAVENDESIYVLTQRFIDAMHEDERALSILPPDFEPKATQYIPQMLDMIAKLEANGLAYQATDGDMNYAVRKFANYGKLSGKALADLRAGERVEVNDGKLDPLDFVLWKHAKDSEPDEVKLDSPWGKGRPGWHIECSAMSLATLGKHFDIHGGGADLQFPHHENEIAQSEGAHQCKYVNVWMHNGFVRVDNEKMSKSLGNFFTIREVLNKYDAEVVRFFILRAHYRSQLNYSDAHLDDAKQSLNRLYTALGKISVPIETSSIDWDEPYSQRFKTAMDDDFNTSEAMAVLFDLANEVNRSRSVETAKKLKMLGEVLGLLQQSPDDYLQGRYRGSNIQFATTANKATSSATVTGIADFTPSGMTKSVLVLIAERTAAKQSKNFAESDRIRKELLEAGIILEDYASGTTWRRA
- a CDS encoding universal stress protein — encoded protein: MYKRMVVAVDGSETSGKALDEATKLAREMSSIILLLHVCEEMPIMWDPDGMNMILMQNSLKAVADAGKELLEKHRRQLVEQGMTVETKLVETYGGGIGSAIAEEAQKWNADLLVVGTHGRKGIAHLLMGSVAEGVTRSASMPVLLVRR
- a CDS encoding glutamine--tRNA ligase/YqeY domain fusion protein, with the translated sequence MSSHTQAPIPHFIRNIIEADLASGKHTNIFTRFPPEPNGYLHIGHAKSICLNFGLALDYPGHCNLRFDDTNPEKESEEYARAIQEDVQWLGFQWQGEVRWASDYFEQLYDFAVELIKQGKAYVDDLSAEEMREYRGTLTHPGKPSPYRERSVAENLDLFQRMRAGEFADGAKVLRAKIDMASGNINLRDPAIYRIRRAHHIRTGDVWCIYPMYDYTHCISDALECITHSLCTLEFEDHRPLYDWVLDQLAVPSHPRQIEFSRLELRYTITSKRKLLQLVTEQHVSGWDDPRMPTIIGMRRRGYTPQGIREFTRRIGISKSENVVDMAVLEACIREDLEARAARVMAVVKPLKVIISNFVTGESQSREAGFHPEHPEFGSRIVPFSKEIWIEIDDFTENAPAGWQRLTPGGEVRLRYSYVMRCDEVVKDIAGNVIELRCSIDQDTLGKNPTGRKVKGVIHWLSAEHALPAEIRLYDRLFTVPEPDSDKTRDFCEFINPASLTVVQGWVEPAVRDAAPETHYQFERLGYFCTDRHEHQPGGKLTFNRTVTLKDSWAKDQG